Proteins encoded together in one Bacteroides ovatus window:
- a CDS encoding ATP-binding protein has product MNDLLRKLPIGIQTFEKLRKGDYLYVDKTELVWKIAYTSTPYFLSRPRRFGKSLLLSTFEAYFEGKKELFEGLAIEKLETKWEKHPVLHLDLNAEKYDSPERLYDILSRQLTLWEIQYGKGIDENTLSGRFSGVIRRAYEQTGSSVVVLVDEYDKPLLQALGNDVLLDEYRKTLKAFYGVLKSADRYLRFVFLTGVTKFSQVSVFSDLNQLQDITLWPDYGTLCGITLQELLDTFQPEIKILAANNSISYDDAVQRMTRLYDGYHFCINSVGIFNPFSVLNVLKSKVFDNYWFQTGTPTFLVEMLQETEYDLRTLLDGIEAPSSMFSEYRVDSNNPIPLIYQSGYLTIKDFDREFGNYLLQFPNDEVRYGFINFLVPFYTGVRNSDQGFYIGKFVQELRSGDYDAFLTRLQAFFADFNYELNEQTERHYQVVFYIVFKLMGQFTDAEVRSARGRADAVVKTPKYIYVFEFKLHDTAEAALKQIDDKGYLIPYQADGREVIKIGVEFSAEKRNISRWLV; this is encoded by the coding sequence ATGAATGACCTGCTTCGTAAACTCCCTATCGGGATACAGACCTTTGAGAAACTTCGTAAGGGCGATTATCTATATGTAGATAAAACAGAGCTTGTATGGAAAATAGCTTATACATCTACTCCATACTTCCTGAGCCGTCCACGCCGTTTTGGTAAAAGTCTTCTTCTCTCTACCTTTGAAGCCTACTTTGAAGGAAAGAAAGAACTCTTCGAAGGGCTTGCCATTGAAAAACTGGAAACGAAATGGGAAAAGCATCCTGTGCTGCATCTGGATTTAAATGCCGAGAAGTACGATTCCCCAGAAAGACTTTATGATATCCTCAGCCGTCAACTCACCTTATGGGAAATCCAATATGGCAAAGGAATAGACGAGAACACTCTTTCCGGTCGTTTCTCCGGCGTCATCCGTCGTGCCTACGAACAAACCGGTAGCAGCGTCGTAGTTCTGGTAGACGAATACGACAAACCTCTATTGCAAGCTTTAGGCAATGATGTCTTACTGGATGAATACCGTAAAACTCTGAAAGCCTTTTACGGAGTATTGAAAAGTGCCGACCGCTACCTACGTTTCGTCTTCCTCACAGGAGTAACGAAATTCTCACAAGTAAGTGTATTCAGTGACCTCAACCAATTGCAGGACATCACTTTATGGCCCGATTACGGAACCCTTTGCGGCATCACTCTTCAAGAATTATTGGATACCTTCCAGCCGGAAATCAAGATACTGGCAGCCAATAATTCCATTTCTTATGATGACGCGGTACAACGAATGACACGTCTCTACGATGGCTATCATTTTTGCATTAATTCAGTAGGTATCTTCAACCCGTTCAGTGTACTGAATGTCCTGAAATCAAAAGTGTTCGACAATTACTGGTTCCAGACCGGCACACCGACTTTCCTCGTCGAGATGCTGCAAGAAACCGAATACGACCTGCGTACTTTGCTTGACGGGATCGAAGCACCGTCTTCCATGTTCTCCGAATATCGTGTAGATTCCAATAATCCGATTCCGTTAATTTACCAAAGTGGCTATCTGACGATAAAAGATTTCGATAGGGAATTTGGTAACTATCTATTGCAATTTCCTAATGATGAAGTCCGCTACGGCTTCATTAATTTCCTGGTTCCATTTTACACCGGAGTGAGAAACAGTGACCAAGGATTTTACATCGGCAAGTTTGTACAAGAACTTCGTTCGGGAGACTACGATGCCTTTCTCACCCGCCTGCAAGCCTTCTTTGCCGATTTCAACTACGAATTGAACGAGCAGACAGAGCGTCACTACCAAGTGGTTTTCTATATTGTCTTCAAACTTATGGGACAGTTCACCGATGCCGAAGTACGCAGCGCCCGCGGTCGTGCAGATGCCGTAGTGAAAACACCTAAATATATCTATGTCTTCGAATTCAAGCTGCATGACACGGCAGAAGCGGCATTGAAGCAGATCGACGATAAAGGCTATCTGATACCGTATCAGGCAGACGGACGTGAAGTGATAAAGATCGGGGTAGAGTTCAGTGCGGAAAAACGCAATATCAGTCGCTGGCTGGTGTGA
- a CDS encoding ATP-binding protein, translating into MESFYRTHAYLVEHTNAPVRRDLMDEIDWSDRLIGIKGTRGVGKTTFLLQYAKEKFGNDRSCLFINMNNFYFSGHSIVDFANEFQKRGGKVLLIDQVFKHPEWSKELRMCYDRFPNLKIVFTGSSVMRLKEENLELRDIAKSYNLRGFSFREFLNLQTGMKFRAYSLEEILSTHEQIAKGVLSKVRPLDYFQDYLHHGFYPFFLEKRNFSENLLKTMNMMVEVDILLIKQIELKYLSKIKKLLYLLAVDGPKAPNVSQLASDIQTSRATVMNYIKYLADARLINLVYPKGEEFPKKPSKIMMHNSNLMYSIYPVKVEEQDVLDTFFANSLWKDHKVHKGDKNVSFMVDEVMPFKICQEGAKIKNNPNVTYALHKAEIGRGNQIPLWMFGFLY; encoded by the coding sequence ATGGAATCATTCTACCGCACACACGCCTACCTCGTTGAGCACACCAATGCCCCCGTTCGCCGCGATCTTATGGACGAGATCGACTGGAGCGACCGCCTGATTGGTATCAAAGGGACACGTGGCGTAGGAAAAACCACTTTCCTTCTCCAATACGCCAAAGAGAAATTCGGGAACGACCGTTCCTGTCTGTTCATCAACATGAACAACTTCTATTTCTCGGGCCACAGCATTGTAGACTTCGCCAACGAATTTCAGAAACGTGGCGGAAAAGTATTGTTGATCGACCAGGTGTTCAAACATCCGGAATGGAGCAAAGAGTTACGCATGTGTTACGACCGTTTTCCTAACCTGAAAATTGTCTTCACCGGCTCGTCCGTGATGCGACTGAAAGAAGAAAATCTTGAATTACGTGATATCGCCAAGAGCTATAACCTGCGTGGATTCTCTTTCCGTGAATTCCTAAACTTGCAAACAGGCATGAAATTCAGGGCATATAGCCTCGAAGAAATTCTTAGCACTCACGAACAGATTGCCAAAGGAGTACTCTCCAAAGTCCGTCCGTTGGATTATTTTCAGGATTATCTGCACCACGGATTCTATCCGTTCTTCCTTGAAAAACGTAACTTTTCGGAGAATCTGCTGAAAACGATGAACATGATGGTGGAAGTAGATATACTTCTCATCAAACAAATTGAACTGAAATATCTTTCAAAGATAAAAAAATTGCTATATTTGCTCGCTGTCGACGGGCCGAAAGCTCCAAATGTGAGCCAACTGGCAAGCGACATACAGACATCTCGCGCCACGGTGATGAACTATATCAAGTATCTGGCAGATGCGCGACTCATTAATCTGGTTTATCCGAAAGGGGAAGAATTCCCTAAAAAACCTTCAAAGATAATGATGCACAACTCCAACCTGATGTATTCCATCTATCCGGTGAAAGTGGAAGAGCAGGATGTGCTCGACACATTCTTTGCAAATTCTTTATGGAAAGACCATAAGGTACATAAAGGAGATAAAAACGTCTCTTTTATGGTAGACGAAGTAATGCCGTTCAAAATTTGCCAGGAAGGCGCAAAGATCAAGAACAATCCGAATGTAACGTACGCGTTGCATAAGGCTGAAATAGGTCGGGGCAACCAGATACCTCTCTGGATGTTCGGCTTTTTATATTAA
- the nifJ gene encoding pyruvate:ferredoxin (flavodoxin) oxidoreductase, whose amino-acid sequence MTKQKKFITCDGNQAAAHISYMFSEVAAIYPITPSSTMAEYVDEWAAAGRKNIFGETVLVQEMQSEGGAAGAVHGSLQAGALTTTYTASQGLLLMIPNMYKIAGEFLPCVFHVSARTLASHALCIFGDHQDVMSARQTGFAMLAEGSVQEVMDLAGVAHLATIKSRVPFMNFFDGFRTSHEIQKIEMLENDDLAPLIDQEALAEFRARALNPMKPVARGMAENPDHFFQHRESCNNYYEAVPAIVEEYMNEISKITGRKYGLFDYYGAEDAERVIIAMGSVTEAAREAIDYLVANGEKVGMVAVHLYRPFSAKHFLAAVPKTAKTIAVLDRTKEPGANGEPLYLDVKDCFYGAENAPVIVGGRYGLGSKDTTPAQILSVFENLAMPMPKNHFTIGIVDDVTFTSLPQKEEIALGGEGMFEAKFYGLGADGTVGANKNSVKIIGDNTDKHCQAYFSYDSKKSGGFTCSHLRFGDNPIRSTYLVNTPNFVACHVQAYLHMYDVTRGLRKNGSFLLNTIWEGEELAKNLPNKVKKYFAQNNISVYYINATQIALEIGLGNRTNTILQSAFFRITGVIPVEQAVEQMKKFIVKSYGKKGEDVVNKNYAAVDRGGEYKTLAVDPAWANLPDDAKAENNDPAFINEVVRPINAQDGDLLPVSAFKGIEDGTWYQGTAKYEKRGVAAFVPEWNPENCIQCNKCAYVCPHASIRPFVLDAEEQKGAKFEQLKAVGKAFDGMTFRIQVDVLDCLGCGNCADICPGNPKKGGKALTMKHLESQLAQAENWTYCAENVKTKQHLVDIKANVKNSQFATPLFEFSGACSGCGETPYVKLISQLFGDREMVANATGCSSIYSGSVPSTPYTTNENGHGPAWANSLFEDFCEFGLGMELANEKMRARLVKVMNEAIAADCTPAEVKELFAEWINNMLDADKTKELAAKIIPVVEANKDKCNHCKQIAELQQYLVKRSQWIIGGDGASYDIGYGGLDHVIASGKDVNILVLDTEVYSNTGGQSSKATPVGAIAKFAAAGKRVRKKDLGLMATTYGYVYVAQIAMGADQAQTLKAIREAEAYPGPSLIIAYAPCINHGLKAGMGKSQEEEEKAVKCGYWHLWRYNPALEEEGKNPFQLDSKEPNWEDFQGFLKGEVRYASVMKQYPAEAEELFKAAEENAKWRYNSYKRLARENWGAE is encoded by the coding sequence ATGACTAAACAGAAGAAATTCATCACTTGTGATGGTAACCAAGCTGCAGCGCATATCTCGTATATGTTCTCTGAAGTAGCAGCTATCTACCCCATCACTCCTTCTTCGACTATGGCTGAGTACGTAGACGAATGGGCTGCCGCAGGACGTAAGAACATCTTCGGCGAAACAGTATTAGTACAGGAAATGCAATCTGAAGGTGGTGCTGCCGGTGCAGTTCACGGTTCTCTTCAGGCTGGTGCGTTGACTACTACTTACACTGCTTCCCAGGGTCTTCTCCTGATGATCCCTAACATGTACAAAATTGCCGGTGAGTTCTTGCCTTGCGTATTCCATGTGTCTGCTCGTACATTGGCTTCTCACGCATTGTGTATCTTCGGTGACCACCAAGACGTAATGTCAGCTCGTCAGACTGGCTTTGCTATGTTGGCTGAAGGCTCTGTACAGGAAGTTATGGATTTGGCTGGTGTTGCTCACTTGGCTACCATCAAATCTCGCGTTCCGTTCATGAACTTCTTCGATGGTTTCCGTACATCTCACGAAATCCAAAAGATTGAAATGTTGGAAAATGATGATCTTGCTCCGCTGATCGACCAGGAAGCTTTGGCTGAATTCCGTGCCCGCGCACTGAACCCGATGAAACCGGTAGCTCGTGGTATGGCTGAAAATCCTGACCATTTCTTCCAACATCGTGAATCATGCAACAACTACTATGAAGCAGTTCCTGCTATCGTAGAAGAATACATGAATGAAATTTCTAAGATCACAGGTCGTAAATACGGTTTGTTCGATTACTATGGTGCAGAAGATGCAGAACGCGTAATTATCGCTATGGGTTCTGTAACAGAAGCTGCCCGCGAAGCTATCGACTACCTGGTAGCAAACGGCGAAAAAGTGGGTATGGTTGCCGTACACCTATATCGTCCGTTCTCTGCTAAACACTTCTTGGCTGCTGTACCTAAGACTGCTAAAACTATCGCAGTTCTTGACCGTACTAAAGAACCGGGTGCTAACGGCGAACCTCTTTACCTTGACGTTAAAGACTGCTTCTACGGTGCAGAAAATGCTCCGGTTATCGTTGGCGGTCGCTACGGTTTGGGTTCAAAAGATACTACTCCTGCTCAAATCCTTTCAGTATTCGAAAACTTGGCTATGCCAATGCCGAAGAACCACTTCACTATCGGTATCGTAGACGACGTTACTTTCACTTCTCTTCCTCAAAAAGAAGAAATCGCTTTAGGCGGCGAAGGTATGTTCGAAGCTAAATTCTACGGTTTGGGTGCTGACGGTACAGTAGGTGCTAACAAGAACTCTGTAAAGATTATCGGTGACAACACTGACAAACACTGCCAGGCTTACTTCTCTTATGACTCTAAGAAGTCGGGCGGTTTCACTTGTTCTCACTTGCGTTTCGGTGACAATCCAATCCGTTCTACTTATCTGGTAAATACTCCGAACTTCGTTGCTTGTCACGTTCAGGCTTACCTGCACATGTACGATGTAACTCGTGGTTTGCGTAAGAACGGTTCTTTCTTATTAAACACAATTTGGGAAGGTGAAGAACTGGCTAAGAACCTGCCTAACAAGGTTAAGAAATATTTCGCACAGAACAACATTTCTGTATACTATATCAACGCAACACAGATTGCACTGGAAATTGGTTTGGGTAACCGTACCAACACAATCCTTCAATCTGCATTCTTCCGTATCACAGGCGTTATTCCTGTAGAACAAGCTGTTGAGCAGATGAAGAAATTCATCGTTAAGTCTTACGGCAAGAAGGGTGAAGACGTTGTTAACAAGAACTATGCTGCCGTTGACCGTGGTGGTGAATACAAGACTTTGGCTGTTGATCCTGCTTGGGCTAACCTTCCGGATGACGCAAAAGCTGAAAACAACGATCCTGCATTCATCAACGAAGTAGTTCGTCCGATCAATGCACAAGACGGTGACTTGTTGCCGGTATCTGCATTCAAGGGTATCGAAGACGGTACTTGGTATCAAGGTACTGCTAAATACGAAAAACGTGGTGTAGCTGCATTCGTTCCTGAATGGAATCCGGAAAACTGTATCCAGTGTAACAAGTGTGCATACGTTTGTCCTCACGCTTCTATCCGTCCGTTCGTACTCGACGCTGAAGAGCAGAAGGGTGCTAAGTTCGAACAACTGAAAGCTGTAGGTAAAGCATTCGACGGTATGACATTCCGTATCCAGGTGGACGTTCTCGACTGTCTGGGTTGCGGTAACTGTGCCGACATCTGTCCGGGTAATCCGAAGAAGGGTGGCAAAGCATTGACAATGAAACACCTCGAAAGCCAATTGGCTCAAGCTGAAAACTGGACTTACTGTGCTGAAAACGTGAAGACTAAACAACATCTTGTTGATATCAAGGCTAACGTGAAGAACTCACAGTTCGCTACTCCGTTGTTTGAGTTCTCCGGCGCTTGCTCTGGTTGTGGTGAAACTCCATACGTGAAATTGATTTCTCAATTGTTCGGTGACCGTGAAATGGTTGCTAACGCTACCGGATGTTCTTCTATCTACTCTGGTTCTGTTCCTTCTACTCCGTATACTACAAACGAAAACGGACACGGTCCTGCTTGGGCTAACTCACTGTTCGAAGACTTCTGTGAATTCGGTTTGGGTATGGAACTGGCTAACGAAAAGATGCGTGCTCGTCTCGTGAAAGTGATGAACGAGGCTATTGCTGCTGATTGCACTCCTGCTGAAGTAAAAGAACTGTTCGCTGAATGGATCAACAATATGCTGGATGCGGACAAGACTAAGGAATTGGCTGCTAAGATCATTCCGGTTGTTGAAGCTAACAAGGATAAATGTAACCACTGCAAACAAATCGCTGAACTGCAACAATATCTTGTAAAACGCAGCCAGTGGATCATTGGTGGTGACGGTGCTTCTTACGATATCGGTTACGGTGGTCTTGACCATGTAATCGCTTCCGGTAAGGACGTTAACATCCTCGTTCTGGATACTGAAGTTTACTCTAACACAGGTGGTCAGTCTTCTAAAGCTACTCCGGTAGGTGCTATCGCTAAGTTCGCTGCTGCTGGTAAGCGCGTACGTAAGAAAGACCTCGGTCTGATGGCTACTACTTACGGTTATGTATATGTTGCACAGATCGCTATGGGTGCTGACCAAGCTCAAACTCTGAAAGCTATCCGTGAAGCTGAAGCATATCCGGGACCATCTTTGATTATCGCTTACGCTCCATGTATCAACCACGGTCTGAAAGCAGGTATGGGTAAGAGCCAGGAAGAAGAAGAAAAGGCTGTTAAGTGCGGTTACTGGCACTTGTGGCGTTACAACCCGGCTCTGGAAGAAGAAGGCAAGAATCCATTCCAATTGGATAGCAAAGAACCGAACTGGGAAGATTTCCAAGGTTTCTTGAAAGGTGAAGTTCGTTACGCTTCTGTAATGAAACAATATCCTGCTGAAGCTGAAGAACTATTCAAAGCTGCCGAAGAAAACGCTAAATGGCGTTACAACAGCTACAAACGTTTGGCTAGAGAAAACTGGGGTGCTGAATAA